In Capsicum annuum cultivar UCD-10X-F1 chromosome 7, UCD10Xv1.1, whole genome shotgun sequence, one genomic interval encodes:
- the LOC107878034 gene encoding uncharacterized protein LOC107878034 — translation MRTRETSRSSTNSFYQSPTLNQMDNGKFEERPTILAMKGHPGTGKSTLAYSIAKTLKCPLIDKDHFKDCTKPLQRVTKATELLNDLSYEVMWRVASAQLDLGLSVVIDSPLSRKAHLDQILEIGAHSGARVVVVECKPRDEAEWRRRLERRSEVDGSSWHKPSTWQEMEKLLEGYGGCWDYDMGEVPRIVVDTTCANGIEEVVSTVLEFVSNACGAKKNQWVLQCTN, via the coding sequence TTTCTACCAAAGCCCAACCCTCAATCAAATGGACAATGGAAAATTTGAAGAAAGACCAACAATTTTGGCTATGAAGGGCCATCCAGGCACTGGTAAGAGCACACTAGCCTACTCGATAGCTAAAACACTGAAATGCCCACTTATTGACAAAGATCACTTCAAAGATTGCACCAAACCTCTTCAACGAGTCACCAAAGCGACAGAACTCTTAAATGATCTATCATACGAGGTCATGTGGCGAGTCGCCTCGGCTCAGCTAGACCTGGGGCTGAGCGTGGTGATCGACTCGCCACTCTCTCGCAAGGCTCACCTCGACCAGATCCTTGAGATCGGGGCTCATAGTGGTGCTCGGGTTGTTGTTGTGGAGTGCAAGCCGAGAGATGAGGCCGAGTGGCGTAGGCGGCTCGAGAGGAGGAGTGAAGTGGATGGCTCAAGCTGGCATAAGCCGTCTACATGGCAAGAGATGGAGAAGTTGTTGGAAGGGTATGGAGGGTGTTGGGATTATGATATGGGGGAGGTTCCAAGAATTGTTGTGGACACCACATGTGCTAATGGGATTGAAGAAGTGGTCTCCACTGTGTTAGAGTTTGTTTCTAATGCATGTGGTGCAAAAAAGAATCAGTGGGTACTTCAGTGCACCAATTAA
- the LOC107878032 gene encoding BTB/POZ domain and ankyrin repeat-containing protein NPR1: protein MENGHELSSSLSFASSSYVSNGYTSPKEPGPSFDHLSNLCASLEKLLLNPEYDYTDAEIVVEGISVGVNRCILAARSQFFHEKFKEKNDNSLKDEKPKYLLKDLVPVASIGYEVFMVFLNYLYTGKIKPSPSEVSSCVDNGCSHDACGPAINYAVELMYASSTFQIKELVVVVERSLVHFVDMVTPEDVIPILLVAFHCKSKQLLEHCIQRVARSDLDNATLEKELPHEVLTDIKARRLKSRQGTEQDSIEVDSLSEKRIRRILKALESDDIELLKLLLEESNVTLNDACALHYAAAYCNSKVVNEVLELDLGADVNLQNSRGYNVLHVAARRKEPSIIMGLLAKGASVLDTTRDGHTALSICRRLTRLKDYSEPTKQGKATNKDRLCIDVLEREMIRNPMIGIMSSSSMVLTDELLMRLLLFENRVALARMLFPQEATLAMEIAHADSTSEFTGLSTTTGLCKNLRGVDLNELPSEQVKRLQERLVALLKTVDTGRRFFPNCSEVLDRLLEDDALDSLMLESGTPEEQRSKKMRYTELKDEFMKAFNKDKAEKYWAGFSTSSSSSSSPKTNVTSNKIRKK, encoded by the exons ATGGAGAATGGCCACGAACTTTCATCATCCCTGAGTTTTGCTTCATCTTCTTATGTATCAAATGGATACACTAGTCCCAAGGAACCAGGACCAAGTTTTGATCATTTGAGCAATTTATGTGCTAGTCTTGAGAAACTCCTGCTTAATCCTGAATATGACTACACTGATGCAGAAATAGTTGTTGAGGGGATCAGTGTTGGTGTTAATCGCTGTATTTTGGCTGCACGAAGTCAGTTTTTCCATGAAAAGTTTAAGGAAAAGAATGATAATTCCTTGAAAGATGAAAAGCCTAAATATTTGTTGAAGGATTTGGTGCCGGTTGCCTCAATTGGCTATGAAGTATTCATGGTCTTCCTGAATTATTTATATACGGGAAAGATTAAGCCATCTCCTTCAGAAGTTTCGAGTTGTGTTGATAATGGTTGTTCTCATGATGCTTGCGGCCCTGCCATTAATTATGCAGTGGAACTCATGTATGCTTCGTCCACTTTTCAGATAAAAGAACTCGTTGTGGTCGTAGAG CGCTCTCTCGTCCACTTTGTTGATATGGTTACTCCAGAGGATGTAATTCCTATACTTTTAGTTGCCTTTCACTGCAAATCTAAACAACTTCTTGAGCACTGCATCCAGAGAGTGGCACGATCTGATCTAGACAATGCTACTCTTGAGAAAGAACTCCCTCATGAAGTTTTGACTGACATAAAAGCAAGGCGCCTCAAGTCTCGACAAGGGACTGAACAGGATTCAATAGAAGTGGACTCCTTGAGTGAAAAGAGAATTAGGAGGATTCTGAAGGCTCTGGAATCCGATGACATTGAATTGCTAAAGTTACTCCTGGAAGAGTCTAATGTCACTCTAAATGATGCTTGTGCTCTTCATTATGCTGCTGCGTATTGCAACTCCAAGGTTGTGAATGAGGTACTTGAGCTGGATTTAGGCGCTGATGTCAATCTTCAGAACTCTCGAGGATATAATGTCCTTCATGTTGCAGCTAGACGAAAGGAGCCATCAATAATAATGGGATTACTTGCAAAGGGAGCATCTGTCTTGGATACTACGCGTGACGGGCATACTGCACTATCTATATGCCGGAGATTGACTCGGCTAAAGGATTACAGTGAGCCAACGAAGCAAGGAAAGGCAACTAATAAAGACCGCTTATGCATTGATGTTCTGGAGAGAGAGATGATTAGGAATCCTATGATTGGGATCATGTCTTCTTCATCAATGGTATTGACTGATGAATTACTCATGAGGTTgcttttatttgaaaatcgag TGGCATTGGCACGAATGTTATTTCCTCAGGAAGCCACACTAGCTATGGAAATAGCACATGCTGATTCAACCTCAGAGTTTACTGGACTTTCAACAACAACTGGATTATGCAAAAATCTGAGAGGGGTTGACTTGAATGAATTACCATCTGAGCAAGTGAAAAGACTCCAAGAGCGGCTGGTCGCGTTGCTGAAAACAG TGGACACAGGTCGACGTTTTTTCCCTAATTGCTCTGAAGTTTTAGATAGATTACTGGAGGATGACGCGCTAGATTCCTTGATGTTAGAAAGTGGCACCCCTGAGGAACAAAGATCAAAGAAGATGCGATACACAGAACTCAAAGATGAATTTATGAAGGCATTCAACAAAGACAAAGCTGAAAAGTATTGGGCAGGCTTCTCTACATCTTCCTCCTCTTCATCTTCCCCGAAGACTAATGTCACGAGTAACAAGATCAGGAAAAAGTAG